Proteins encoded by one window of Dietzia sp. B32:
- the aqpZ gene encoding aquaporin Z — MSDSSPSVPSITSVIAAEVIGTFWLVLGGCGTAVFAAVQIATADTGDIPVGVGYLGVAIAFGLTVLTAAYAFGHISGGHFNPAVTIGAAVAGRLPWAKAPVYIVSQVVGGLVAGALILVVASGKDGFEATGSMAANGYGANSPDGYGLLSALLIEIVLTTLFVWVILGATDRRAPVGFAPAAIGLTLTLIHLISIPITNTSVNPARSTAVAFFNGGGAPGQLWLFWVAPIVGALIAGALYGPLFGGRAANGRSASVSA, encoded by the coding sequence ATGTCTGATTCATCCCCATCCGTCCCCTCCATCACCTCGGTCATCGCCGCCGAGGTGATCGGCACGTTCTGGCTCGTCCTCGGCGGTTGCGGCACCGCCGTGTTCGCGGCGGTCCAGATCGCCACCGCCGATACCGGTGACATTCCCGTCGGCGTCGGCTACCTCGGTGTCGCGATCGCGTTCGGGCTCACCGTCCTCACCGCCGCATACGCGTTCGGACACATCTCGGGTGGCCACTTCAACCCCGCCGTGACCATCGGCGCCGCGGTCGCCGGCCGCCTGCCCTGGGCCAAGGCCCCCGTCTACATCGTCAGTCAGGTCGTTGGAGGTCTGGTCGCGGGCGCGCTGATCCTCGTGGTCGCGAGCGGCAAGGACGGGTTCGAGGCCACCGGCAGCATGGCCGCCAACGGTTACGGGGCCAACTCGCCCGATGGCTACGGTCTGCTCTCTGCTCTGCTCATCGAGATCGTGCTCACGACCCTCTTCGTGTGGGTCATCCTCGGCGCCACCGATCGCCGGGCCCCCGTCGGCTTCGCGCCCGCGGCCATCGGCCTCACGCTGACGCTGATCCACCTCATCTCCATCCCCATCACCAACACGTCGGTGAACCCGGCACGGTCGACGGCGGTGGCGTTCTTCAACGGCGGCGGCGCACCTGGCCAGCTGTGGCTGTTCTGGGTGGCCCCGATCGTCGGTGCGCTCATCGCGGGCGCGCTGTACGGCCCGTTGTTCGGCGGTCGCGCCGCGAACGGCCGATCCGCGTCCGTCTCGGCCTGA